The Candidatus Binatia bacterium genome segment TACCCACGCGTTCACGTTCGACTACGGCGGGCTCGAGCGTACCTATGAGGTGCACGTCCCGGCGATCTACGATGACAACACGGCGACGCCCCTTCTCTTGAACCTACATCCGTTGGTGCTCGGCGGGCAGCTGCACGGCATCTGGACTAGTGAGTCCCGCCAGAACGTGAAGTCCGAAGAAGCCGGGTTCATCGTGTTGCAGCCGGACGGAACCGGGGGCCTTGCGTCCTGGAACGGGGGCGATCGTTGCTGCTCGCCGGCCAGCACCGAGGGCGTGGACGACGTCGGATTTATCGACGCGCTCGTCCGTCACACCCAAGCACAGCTCTGCATCGACGAGCGCCGGGTCTATGCCACCGGCATGAGCAACGGCGGCTACCTCTCGCACCGAATTGCGTGCGAGTTCCCCGGGCGCCTCGCGGCAATCGCTCCGGTGGTAGGTAGTCTTTCGCAGGAACTCGTCTGCGAGGATGGTCGTGGTGTGCCGGTCTTGCAGCTGAGCGGGCGTGAAGACTCGCTCGCCTCACGCCAACAAAGTGTCGACTCGTGGATCGACGTGAACAAGTGCAGCGACTCGACGACGATCACGCACCAGGTCGGCGGCGTGACGTGCACGACGCATGACGATTGCAAAGACGGCGCGGTCGTCACCCATTGCATCGTCGACGACGGCGGTCACTGCTCGTTCTCCGATGCCGATCCGCAGCTCTCCCCGGGATGCGCGGCGCGCGACGATATCACGTCGCAGGATCTGATCTGGGACTTCTTCTCGCAGTGGCACCTGCCCTGAGGCTCTTCGTCCTGTGAGCTCTTCCTCAGCAGGCTATGACGCGATTCTCCTCGTGTCGTTCGGCGGCCCCGAAGGGCCGGACGAAGTCATGCCGTTCCTCGAGAACGTCCTGCGTGGGCGGAACGTTCCGCGCGAGCGGATGCTCGAGGTCTCCGAGCACTACCTGAAGCGTGGCGGCGTGAGCCCGATCAACGCGCAATGCCGTTCGCTACTCGACGCGATGAAGGCCGAGTTCCGCGAGCACGGCATCGAGCTTCCCGTCTACTGGGGAAACCGGAACTGGAAGCCGATGCTCGCCGACACGGTCGCCGAGATGAAGGAGGATGGGATCCAGCGCGCACTCGCGTTCGTTCTGTCGTCGACGAGTTCCTACTCGAGTTGCCGGCAGTATCGTGAGGACATCGAGCGCGCGCGAGGCGAGGCGGGTGACGGTGCGCCGGAGATCGACAAGCTCCGCGTGTTCTACAACCATCCGGACTTCATCGGCGCGAGTGTGAAGTCGGTCGCAGGTGCGATCGAGCGAGTCCCGGAGGCGCGGCGCGAGCAGTTGCGGATAGCCTTCACGGCGCACAGCATTCCGAAGTCGATGAGCGAGACGTCGGACTACGTGGAGCAGCTGACCGAAGCGTCGCAGCTGATCGCGGACCGGGTGGGCGTCGATGCCGGGCGTTGGTCGCTCGTCTACCAGAGCCGAAGCGGACCGCCGCAGGTGCCGTGGCTCGAGCCGGACATCGTTGATCATCTGCGCAATCTACACGGCAACGGCGCGCGCGATGTGGTGGTGATGCCCGTCGGGTTCCTATCAGATCACATGGAGGTCGTGCACGATCTCGATGACGAAGCGGCGTCGGCCTGCGAGGAACTGGGCCTCAACATGGTTCGTGCGTCGACCGTCGGCGTGGATCCGCAGTTCCTGGGGATGATCCGGAAGCTCGTACTGGAGCGACTTTCCGGGGCGACGCGGGAGAGCCTCGGCCGCTTCGGCCCGGGGCCAGACGTCTGCGCGGTGGACTGCTGTCCCGCGCCGGTTCGGCGCTAGTTCTGCAGCCACCGCACCGGCTCGAAGAAGAGTCTTGCGCCGCCTTGCGTCCCGCCGTAGCTGTTCATTCATGGATACGAGAAACCTGCGCGGCAAGACCGCTCTGGTGACCGGTGCCGGCAGTGGCATCGGCAAGGAGACTGCCCTTCTTCTCGGAACGCACGGAGCGGATCTCGTTCTTTGCGACGTCGACGAGAAGGGGCTCGCCGAGACGGAAGCGAGCCTTCGAGAGATGGGTCGCGAGGTCTTCGCGATGCGCGTGGACGTCGCCGACCGCGAGCAGATGAGTGCGTTCGCCAATGCCGTGCACGAGCGTATCGAGGCGGTCGACCTTCTGGTGAACAACGCAGGCGTCGGTCTCGGTGGCGGCTTTGCCGACACCTCTCTCGATGATTGGGATTGGATCCTCGGCATTAACCTGAAGGGCGTGGTGCACGGCTGCCACTTCTTCGTGCCAAAGATGGTCGCACGCGGCGCGGGTGGGCACGTGGTGAACGTCTCTTCGTCGGCTGGGTTCTTCGCAAGCGAAGCATTGTGCGCCTATTCGACCACGAAGTTCGGAGTGCTCGGTCTCTCGGAGGCGCTGCGCGAAGAGCTGCATCGATCGGGGATCGGCGTCTCGACGATTTGCCCTGGCATCATCGACACGCAGATCACGAAGACGTCCCGCTTCCGTGGCGCGTTCGACACGACGGAGATGCGCGAGCAGCTCGTCGGGGCGTACGCTAAACGGAACTACACGCCGGCCCGCGTTGCCAAGAATATCTTGAAGGCGGTCGATCGAAATCGCGGTGTGACGCCGGTCTCTCCGGAGGCGTGGATCATGTACTACATGAAGCGTCTGATCCCCGTGACGGTGGGCCGAGTCTCCCGGATCATGGGCGAGCGGCAGCGACGTTCCCTGGAGAATTGACGGTCGACGGCCCTTATGGCCTGCGATAGGAGTGCCTCATGAGCATGAAGATCCTGGCCTCGGTGCTGGGTTTGTTGGCTCTCGCGACAAATGTCGCCGCCGCCCCGGTGCGCGGCCGAGTGACCGATACGACCGGCGAACCGGTCGCGGGTGCAATGGTGTCGCTGTCGTACGGTGCGCCGTCGCACGTAACGACGGTGTTCAGCGACGACGATGGTCGGTTCCGAACGCCATCTCTCGAAGAGAGTCCAGATCGACTGCGCGCCCGTCGTATCGGTTGGAAGGATTTGGATCTCGACGCGAGCCAGATGCCGCACGATGCGAGCGCTTCGCCGATGGAGCTCGTGATGGAGCCGGAGACGAATCCGGCGATGGTCGCTTCGCAGCTGCCTTCGAATCGTTGGTTCGCATTGTTTCTCGAGGAGATCGAGGACGAGGAGCATCGCGAGGAGTTCGTGCGGCAGTGCACCTACTGTCACCAGCAAGGCAGTCTCGCGACGCGCGCGACGCGCACGGAAGAGGAGTGGCAGAAGATCCTCGCCCTCATGTCGCGAATGGGCGCGGGCCTCTCGCCCGAGCTGCGTGAGCAGGTGCCCTCGCTCTTTACCAAGGCATACGAACCGACCCGTGCCGTCGCGGCTCTCACGGCGAACATGGGCGCGCCGGACTTCGCGCCGCCTCCCTC includes the following:
- a CDS encoding PHB depolymerase family esterase — protein: MKNLLPVFALLLVACGSGATTATEENNGAPRASSGCGLGSLEAGTHAFTFDYGGLERTYEVHVPAIYDDNTATPLLLNLHPLVLGGQLHGIWTSESRQNVKSEEAGFIVLQPDGTGGLASWNGGDRCCSPASTEGVDDVGFIDALVRHTQAQLCIDERRVYATGMSNGGYLSHRIACEFPGRLAAIAPVVGSLSQELVCEDGRGVPVLQLSGREDSLASRQQSVDSWIDVNKCSDSTTITHQVGGVTCTTHDDCKDGAVVTHCIVDDGGHCSFSDADPQLSPGCAARDDITSQDLIWDFFSQWHLP
- a CDS encoding ferrochelatase is translated as MSSSSAGYDAILLVSFGGPEGPDEVMPFLENVLRGRNVPRERMLEVSEHYLKRGGVSPINAQCRSLLDAMKAEFREHGIELPVYWGNRNWKPMLADTVAEMKEDGIQRALAFVLSSTSSYSSCRQYREDIERARGEAGDGAPEIDKLRVFYNHPDFIGASVKSVAGAIERVPEARREQLRIAFTAHSIPKSMSETSDYVEQLTEASQLIADRVGVDAGRWSLVYQSRSGPPQVPWLEPDIVDHLRNLHGNGARDVVVMPVGFLSDHMEVVHDLDDEAASACEELGLNMVRASTVGVDPQFLGMIRKLVLERLSGATRESLGRFGPGPDVCAVDCCPAPVRR
- a CDS encoding SDR family NAD(P)-dependent oxidoreductase, whose translation is MDTRNLRGKTALVTGAGSGIGKETALLLGTHGADLVLCDVDEKGLAETEASLREMGREVFAMRVDVADREQMSAFANAVHERIEAVDLLVNNAGVGLGGGFADTSLDDWDWILGINLKGVVHGCHFFVPKMVARGAGGHVVNVSSSAGFFASEALCAYSTTKFGVLGLSEALREELHRSGIGVSTICPGIIDTQITKTSRFRGAFDTTEMREQLVGAYAKRNYTPARVAKNILKAVDRNRGVTPVSPEAWIMYYMKRLIPVTVGRVSRIMGERQRRSLEN